A single genomic interval of Porphyromonas sp. oral taxon 275 harbors:
- a CDS encoding YitT family protein, which yields MPKINAKQVLTDAALILFGSFFLAVGYSLFLTPAHISPGGVYGLAMVLRELAKTLFGLDLGVGTIALFFNIPLFLLAMHGLGKWSAVKTVVTFLLVALFSDLIELWAAGKPLVEEPILCSFYGGAILGISVWMIFQAQSTCAGTDTLARVLSRMFNTKVGTLIMIIDSLIVLLGLWVFEDWKVPLYSWIAIFIYSKVVEALQPQNPHKSVFIISDRMEELREQLVGRMGVRGTFLHGKGMYTGQEREVLFIIIQRKNFQPLKNLVLELDPKAFITTADASNDTLPILI from the coding sequence ATGCCGAAAATCAATGCGAAGCAGGTCCTCACAGACGCTGCGCTGATCCTCTTCGGATCCTTCTTCCTCGCCGTAGGCTACAGCCTGTTCTTGACGCCAGCGCATATCAGTCCTGGTGGTGTGTATGGTCTGGCTATGGTGCTGCGCGAGCTCGCCAAGACGCTCTTCGGCCTAGATCTCGGTGTCGGGACGATCGCCCTCTTCTTCAACATTCCTCTCTTCCTGCTCGCGATGCACGGCCTGGGTAAGTGGTCGGCGGTCAAGACCGTCGTCACCTTCCTTCTCGTCGCCCTCTTCTCTGACCTCATCGAGCTGTGGGCGGCGGGCAAGCCTCTGGTTGAGGAGCCCATCCTCTGCAGCTTCTACGGCGGCGCCATCCTCGGGATCAGCGTCTGGATGATCTTCCAGGCACAGAGTACCTGTGCGGGCACGGACACGTTGGCGCGCGTACTCTCACGCATGTTCAATACGAAGGTGGGGACGCTCATCATGATTATTGACTCGCTGATCGTCCTGCTCGGGCTGTGGGTCTTCGAGGACTGGAAGGTGCCCCTCTACTCCTGGATCGCTATCTTCATCTACAGTAAGGTCGTCGAGGCACTGCAGCCGCAGAATCCCCACAAGTCAGTCTTCATCATCTCTGACCGTATGGAGGAGCTCCGTGAGCAGCTCGTCGGACGTATGGGCGTACGTGGGACCTTCCTCCACGGCAAGGGGATGTACACGGGGCAGGAGCGTGAGGTGCTCTTCATCATCATCCAGCGCAAGAACTTCCAGCCACTCAAGAACCTCGTCCTCGAGCTCGACCCCAAGGCCTTCATCACCACGGCCGACGCCTCCAACGATACCCTTCCCATCCTCATCTGA
- a CDS encoding peptidylprolyl isomerase gives MLHRCLLGLAALLLSAASLLAQARPQVLVETSKGPFILELFNETPIHRDNFLRLVDSRAYEGVQFHRVIKDFMIQTGHLGTKGLNRDAPLPQDSTEGTIAGEFHPELFVHVRGALAAARQPDDINPEMRSSACQFYIVTGKYYTDFDLKEQEAGRSWKYSEEQKKQYMFEGGAAHLDGTYTVFGRLLDGWGTVDKIQRLETDNEDRPLKNVIIKRMSRYTPKAK, from the coding sequence ATGCTTCACCGCTGTCTACTCGGCCTCGCGGCCCTGCTCCTCTCTGCTGCCTCGCTCCTAGCGCAGGCGCGCCCTCAGGTACTTGTCGAGACCTCCAAGGGGCCCTTCATCCTCGAGCTCTTCAATGAGACGCCCATCCATCGGGATAACTTCCTCCGCCTCGTCGACAGCCGTGCCTACGAGGGTGTGCAGTTCCACCGAGTGATCAAAGACTTCATGATCCAGACGGGGCACCTCGGTACGAAGGGGCTCAATCGTGATGCTCCGCTGCCTCAGGACTCTACTGAGGGCACGATCGCAGGCGAATTCCATCCCGAGCTTTTCGTCCACGTCCGTGGGGCCCTCGCAGCTGCCCGTCAGCCCGACGATATCAATCCCGAGATGCGCAGCTCGGCCTGCCAGTTCTACATCGTCACGGGCAAGTACTACACGGACTTCGACCTCAAGGAGCAGGAAGCGGGGCGGAGCTGGAAGTACAGCGAGGAGCAGAAGAAGCAGTATATGTTTGAGGGCGGAGCTGCCCACCTCGATGGCACCTACACGGTCTTCGGTCGTCTGCTGGACGGCTGGGGGACGGTAGACAAGATCCAGCGCCTCGAGACGGACAACGAGGACCGCCCGCTGAAGAACGTCATCATCAAGCGCATGAGTCGCTATACGCCTAAGGCGAAGTAG
- the cls gene encoding cardiolipin synthase, whose protein sequence is MELSAWLVIAYILTILGVIATVLSENRNPLKASAWIFIVGLIPVFGLMAYIVFGQDQRRLHSISRRFYRRLMRRPQRLALPEHLLKRRQVTEEHQQIIQLLQRNSNSPLLQLESMEVYTWGYDMYEALFVDLERAEEYIHLQAYIFGADTVLDRLTELLVRKAEEGVTIRIIYDHLGSYDVPSSYWRRMREAGIQVYAFMRVAFPLLSTTVNYRNHRKIVVIDGSIGYVGGMNFAQRYLTGNQLGRWRDTHFRITGVAVAGLQSSFLSDWYTVSRKVVNMDRYFDPNALANAYSPSIQFVQGGPFTHWHVLEQAIIYLISRANRSIAIETPYFLPTENLNNALITAALAGVKVELMIPDRTDSRLTTYAANSYLAQLLEAGVEVYRYQAGFLHSKLLLIDERIASIGSANMDFRSLEHNFEIAGILYDEGMTRRLRQIFEEDKRSCLRLEAESWAQRGWRVRFAESFMRLFAPLL, encoded by the coding sequence ATGGAGCTCTCCGCCTGGCTAGTGATTGCCTACATACTCACCATCCTCGGGGTGATCGCGACTGTCCTGAGCGAGAACCGCAACCCACTGAAGGCCTCCGCCTGGATCTTCATCGTGGGGCTGATCCCGGTCTTCGGCCTCATGGCCTATATCGTCTTCGGGCAGGACCAGCGGCGACTGCATAGCATCAGCAGGCGCTTCTATCGGCGTCTGATGCGGCGCCCTCAGCGCCTAGCCCTCCCCGAGCACCTGCTCAAGCGTCGCCAGGTCACCGAGGAGCACCAGCAGATCATACAGCTGCTACAGCGCAACTCCAACAGCCCGCTGCTCCAGCTCGAGTCCATGGAGGTCTACACCTGGGGCTATGATATGTATGAGGCGCTCTTCGTCGACCTCGAGCGAGCCGAGGAGTACATCCATCTACAGGCCTATATCTTCGGTGCGGACACGGTGCTCGACCGCCTGACGGAGCTCCTCGTCCGCAAGGCCGAGGAGGGCGTCACGATACGCATCATCTACGACCACCTCGGCTCCTACGATGTCCCCAGCAGCTACTGGCGCCGTATGCGCGAGGCGGGGATACAGGTCTATGCCTTCATGCGCGTAGCCTTCCCTCTACTCTCCACGACGGTGAACTACCGCAATCACCGCAAGATCGTCGTCATCGACGGCTCCATCGGCTATGTCGGGGGGATGAACTTTGCCCAGCGCTACCTCACGGGGAACCAGCTCGGGCGCTGGCGTGATACGCACTTCCGCATCACGGGGGTAGCGGTGGCAGGACTGCAGAGCTCCTTCCTCAGTGACTGGTACACTGTCTCGCGCAAGGTGGTGAACATGGATCGCTACTTCGACCCCAACGCCCTAGCTAATGCCTATTCGCCCTCCATCCAGTTCGTCCAGGGCGGCCCCTTCACCCACTGGCACGTCCTCGAGCAGGCCATCATCTACCTTATCAGCCGCGCCAATCGCTCCATCGCCATCGAGACCCCCTACTTCCTCCCGACGGAGAATCTCAACAACGCGCTCATCACGGCAGCGCTGGCAGGGGTCAAGGTCGAGCTGATGATCCCCGACCGTACGGACTCTCGACTGACGACCTACGCGGCCAACTCCTACCTCGCGCAGCTCCTCGAGGCTGGGGTCGAAGTCTACCGCTACCAAGCGGGCTTCCTCCACTCCAAACTGCTCCTCATCGACGAGCGCATCGCCTCGATCGGCTCGGCCAATATGGACTTCCGTAGTCTGGAGCACAACTTCGAGATCGCGGGCATCCTCTACGACGAGGGTATGACACGACGCCTGAGGCAGATCTTCGAGGAGGACAAGCGCTCCTGCCTCCGCCTAGAGGCAGAGAGCTGGGCACAGCGCGGCTGGCGGGTGCGCTTCGCCGAGTCCTTCATGCGTCTCTTCGCACCGCTCCTCTAG
- a CDS encoding SRPBCC family protein has translation MSDYVSNIKTIAASRSRVYDRLSNLGGLASIQDRLPEEAREKISIEAIDNDSCAFVIPAAGRLVLRIVERSPEETIKLATDQSPIDLTIWIQLLEPAPGDTRLRLTLRADLNFFLKKMIGGKLQEGVDKLADMLAMIPYNY, from the coding sequence ATGAGTGACTACGTAAGTAATATCAAGACTATCGCTGCCTCGCGCAGCCGTGTATACGATCGCCTCTCCAACCTCGGGGGCCTCGCCTCCATTCAGGATCGACTGCCCGAGGAGGCACGCGAGAAGATCAGCATCGAGGCTATAGACAACGACAGCTGTGCCTTCGTCATCCCCGCTGCGGGACGCCTCGTCCTGCGTATCGTGGAGCGCAGCCCCGAGGAGACGATCAAGCTCGCCACCGACCAGTCCCCGATCGATCTCACGATCTGGATACAGCTCCTCGAGCCAGCCCCAGGAGACACACGCCTCCGCCTCACGCTACGCGCCGACCTCAACTTCTTCCTCAAGAAGATGATCGGTGGCAAGCTACAGGAAGGCGTAGACAAGCTCGCTGATATGCTGGCGATGATCCCCTACAACTACTAG